In one Culex quinquefasciatus strain JHB chromosome 2, VPISU_Cqui_1.0_pri_paternal, whole genome shotgun sequence genomic region, the following are encoded:
- the LOC6038876 gene encoding LOW QUALITY PROTEIN: ribonuclease Z, mitochondrial (The sequence of the model RefSeq protein was modified relative to this genomic sequence to represent the inferred CDS: inserted 1 base in 1 codon), which translates to MYKFPTTFRLVPNVARRAAIIRFKSSSKLRRVLAEMPLDPKHIAEAQKQRLKLKQKVAKVSPGIVNLQVVGSGAAGSPASVYLFSDQTRYLFNCGEGTQRLAYEHKTKLSSLENIFMTRTCWERIGGLPGICLTMQDVGCRXVTLHGPPGLDELFKAMSRFVILKDMKVRAAECRAEDLYEDHVMTLKYVAIGRKVEEGGANSDEENKGDETAVDDTDYYAYEKRKKSEPKAKLQTASAKQDWTKRHEESVMAYICKLKHRFGQLSLEKCVEKGVPAGPLLGQLKNGNDVTLPDGKVVKSSEVRGPNDPGPVFIFIDIPSEAYLSDLEAKNEAFVPYQSTATDESDQAMYVVHFTPLDVMRTERYRTFLNKFSASTRHIALNEINKFSGYIASHRIQYHLNQLDKDIFPVLKEDNNKYDELENTATGCDLVRSSSLSYFHIRPRKGIDRTQEAALNPAEYLQELEALPDFKLALDDLRRKIAQQPSQSQTPRSEIFPRIVFLGTGSSIPNKTRNVSAILVRTSPDSSILLDCGEGTAGQIERLYGVEAAVQVFRSIKAVYISHLHADHHLGLFGLLQTRRKLLGPDSEKVLLLAPEQIFYWMRLYDCRFEPLHKEYELVKNAQLIEEPLRDERIHDLGLTEIATCRVRHCPHSFGVALRMHSSKKDDTEPIKITYSGDTMPCQDLVELGRDSTVLIHEATMEDELEAEARVKMHSTLSQAISQGRKMNARFTLLTHFSQRYAKIPRIESELDSNLGIAFDNMEVTMEDLPQLCLFYPALKAMFISHFEEMEQKAIKRGNKKMRLETGSGGSSKEPSPAR; encoded by the exons ATGTATAAATTTCCGACCACGTTTCGCCTCGTCCCGAATGTAGCTCGCCGCGCCGCGATAATCCGGTTCAAATCGTCGTCCAAACTCCGCCGCGTCCTCGCCGAAATGCCACTGGATCCGAAGCACATCGCCGAAGCGCAAAAGCAACGGCTCAAGCTGAAGCAGAAGGTGGCGAAAGTGTCGCCGGGGATTGTGAACCTGCAGGTTGTGGGTTCCGGGGCGGCTGGGTCTCCGGCGTCGGTTTATCTGTTTAGCGATCAGACGCGGTACTTGTTCAACTGTGGCGAGGGCACGCAACGGTTGGCGTACGAGCACAAGACGAAGCTGTCGAGTTTGGAGAACATCTTCATGACGAGGACGTGCTGGGAGCGGATTGGCGGGCTGCCGGGGATTTGCTTGACCATGCAGGACGTGGGGTGCC GCGTGACGCTGCACGGGCCGCCGGGGCTGGATGAGCTGTTTAAGGCGATGAGTCGGTTTGTGATTTTGAAGGACATGAAGGTGCGGGCGGCGGAATGCAGGGCGGAGGATCTGTACGAGGACCACGTTATGACGCTGAAGTATGTGGCGATTGGGAGGAAGGTTGAGGAAGGTGGCGCAAATTCTGATGAGGAGAACAAGGGGGATGAAACGGCGGTTGACGATACCGATTACTACGCGTACGAGAAGCGTAAGAAATCGGAACCGAAGGCCAAGCTTCAAACTGCTTCAGCGAAACAGGACTGGACCAAACGGCACGAGGAATCGGTGATGGCCTACATCTGCAAGCTGAAGCATCGATTTGGACAACTTTCGCTGGAAAAGTGCGTAGAGAAGGGCGTTCCGGCGGGACCTTTGCTGGGGCAGTTGAAGAATGGAAACGACGTGACGTTGCCCGATGGAAAGGTGGTCAAGTCGAGCGAAGTTCGTGGTCCGAATGATCCTGGGCCGGTTTTCATTTTTATCGATATTCCTAGCGAAGCATATTTGAGCGATTTGGAAGCTAAGAATGAGGCGTTTGTTCCCTACCAGAGTACGGCCACCGACGAGTCGGATCAGGCCATGTACGTGGTACATTTCACTCCGCTGGATGTAATGAGGACGGAACGGTATCGGACTTTTCTGAACAAGTTTTCGGCGAGCACGCGGCACATTGCTTTGAATGAAATCAACAAGTTTTCCGGATATATTGCATCACATCGGATTCAGTACCACCTGAATCAACTGGATAAGGACATTTTCCCAGTTCTGAAAGAGGACAACAACAAATACGATGAGCTGGAAAACACCGCAACGGGCTGTGATTTAGTGAGATCTTCTTCGCTGAGTTACTTCCACATTAGACCTCGAAAGGGCATCGATCGAACGCAGGAAGCTGCCCTCAATCCCGCTGAATATCTGCAAGAGCTGGAAGCCCTGCCAGATTTCAAACTCGCCTTAGACGACCTGCGGAGGAAAATCGCCCAACAACCTTCCCAGTCACAAACGCCTCGTTCGGAAATCTTTCCCCGAATCGTATTCCTCGGCACAGGTTCTTCAATCCCAAACAAGACCCGCAACGTGAGTGCCATTCTGGTGCGAACCAGCCCAGACTCGTCAATCCTCCTGGACTGCGGTGAAGGCACGGCCGGACAAATCGAGCGCCTGTATGGCGTGGAAGCGGCCGTCCAGGTATTCCGCTCGATCAAAGCTGTTTACATTTCGCATTTGCATGCCGACCATCATCTGGGGCTGTTCGGGTTGCTTCAAACGCGCCGAAAGTTGCTCGGTCCGGACAGTGAAAAGGTTCTTCTCCTGGCACCGGAGCAGATTTTCTACTGGATGCGACTGTACGATTGCCGGTTCGAACCGCTGCACAAGGAGTACGAGCTGGTCAAGAATGCTCAGCTG ATCGAGGAACCCCTCCGCGACGAGCGCATCCACGACCTAGGCCTAACGGAAATCGCGACCTGCCGCGTGCGCCACTGCCCGCACTCGTTCGGTGTGGCCCTCCGAATGCACTCCTCCAAAAAAGACGACACCGAACCGATCAAAATAACCTACAGCGGTGACACGATGCCCTGCCAGGACCTGGTCGAGCTCGGTCGCGACTCGACAGTCCTCATCCACGAAGCAACCATGGAGGACGAGCTGGAGGCGGAAGCGCGCGTCAAAATGCACAGCACCCTGTCCCAGGCGATCTCCCAAGGGCGCAAAATGAACGCCCGGTTCACGCTGCTCACCCACTTTAGCCAGCGGTACGCGAAAATCCCACGTATCGAGTCCGAGCTGGACAGCAACCTGGGCATCGCGTTCGACAACATGGAAGTCACGATGGAAGATCTGCCCCAGCTGTGTTTGTTTTATCCGGCGTTGAAGGCGATGTTTATCAGTCACTTTGAAGAGATGGAGCAGAAGGCGATCAAGCGGGGGAATAAGAAGATGCGGCTGGAAACGGGCAGCGGCGGGAGCAGCAAGGAACCGTCGCCGGCGAGGTAA
- the LOC119766473 gene encoding wiskott-Aldrich syndrome protein homolog, whose protein sequence is MSHLFNITVNQYGRGGRGGRGGKKGRGGRGGGNGGWKKKKRVGRGGPVRQEVPVGETPPPSPFLEPPPARLSVERPTAPPFSPFNNTPPPSPFRPPPPPPRMNLNPLASSFAGPSFPPPRSAAPNISAPVFRTSVSRRFVALHQASRRRISRPHVTLPQQKAKGQGWCGGRWARPNSCLRTQE, encoded by the exons ATGAGCCATCTATTTAAT ATTACGGTGAATCAATACGGGCGTGGTGGCCGGGGAGGTCGTGGCGGCAAGAAAGGACGTGGGGGTCGTGGAGGAGGAAATGGAGGGTGGAAAAAAAAGAAGCGGGTGGGAAGGGGAGGGCCTGTGCGCCAAGAGGTGCCGGTGGGAGAAACTCCACCGCCTTCGCCCTTCCTCGAACCACCACCTGCACGACTGAGTGTGGAAAGACCCACGGCACCACCCTTTTCCCCCTTCAACAACACTCCACCACCATCACCCTTCAGGCCGCCTCCGCCACCGCCCCGGATGAACCTCAATCCTCTGGCCTCGTCCTTCGCCGGCCCAAGTTTCCCACCCCCTCGTTCCGCTGCCCCAAACATCTCGGCGCCGGTTTTCCGGACCAGCGTTTCCCGGCGTTTCGTTGCGCTGCACCAAGCTTCCCGGCGCCGTATTTCACGGCCCCACGTAACGTTGCCCCAGCAGAAGGCCAAGGGCCAAGGATGGTGTGGTGGCAGGTGGGCCCGCCCCAACAGCTGCCTCCGAACGCAAGAGTAG